DNA sequence from the Vicia villosa cultivar HV-30 ecotype Madison, WI linkage group LG3, Vvil1.0, whole genome shotgun sequence genome:
TCaatcttttattattaaattacaaCATTTTCTATTTACCTTTTCTTCTATCTATTCTCAAtccttaaaatattttgtttgacTTATAAcaatatgttaaaattaattagtaGGAAATAATTTGCAGTATCAGAAATCAATATTTGTAACATTTAGTACAGTTGCAAAATTGCCCATCATGTTTATACATTGATGCATTAAGAACAAAACTTTGAAACATTTCTTTTTGTAATCTTAATACATTACATAGTGAGCATCAGTTATATTAGTGGCCAGTTCTTGCAACATACTATGAACCACTTGCATCACATCTTGGAAACCATGGACCACAATAACTTTCTTGCTTTATCAATCCCAATTTTAACTATCAAGAATTAGTATTTTCCCGCCAATATTATTGTTGAGGTTTTTCATATAGCTGGTCAGTTTTACTCAATGATCAAAAACAATGAATTTACACTTGACTCTTGAAGTTGCGAACACCAGAACATGAGGCCCTAGATACCTTTTGTTGGAACTTAGTGTACACACAAAGAGGAAAATGAAAATTAGTATTTAAAATGATTATGCGCTTCGCTTGTATTTGTTTATGATCATAATTATTACTCATACAACACATGTTTTTGGGGATTTAAATGTCGATGAAACCCAAACACGTCATAACTAACTTAGTAAGTTAATAAATTACTTGTAAAACAAGTAACTTAACTAGCAAGTAACTCAATAACTTAAAATTATACTTTAACAAAACTAAGCTATTGCACAGAATATATGAATTACACTTTAACAAAATTAAGTTGTTGAATAGATATATAGAAATTTAAGATGTTCAAATAtaagaaatgataaaaaaaaaacaagtctaaggttgattttgtttttaataaattaatcaatCTAAGATATGGTAGTAGACATTACTAATCATTGTATGATTGCCCAATCTAGTGTCTCTTTTAAATCCTTTTTCCATATCTTTGAAAAGTGAAAAATCACCGCACATATGGTTATTGTAACCAATGTCTAAAAACCACACATATTGTCGATTGATTATATATGATTCAACCTAATCCATAAGAAGCATTTCTTCTAATTCTTCAAGCTCATCATGGTTGACTTGCTTCTCTAAACTTAGACACTTGTATTGATAGTATCCTAGTTGATGGTATTTGTAGCCTTTAATGGTGGCCCTATTGAAACTTTCTCGACCCTCGCATTTGCTTCTTGCTCCTCTGAAAGTGTCTCCCCCTTCTTTTTCCATCATTTCCTTCATCATAGGACACATTGAGAGAATATTTTTCGTCTCCATCTTTCTAAAAACCTTTTTTACCTTTACAACCACATAAATGCCAATATAATATTCGAAATCACTTCTTCGAAGTAGaaattcattgtcatctttaGAAGACCACAAATTTTTAACTTTCATCGGTAATGTGAGTTAATCGGACCCAATtcaataacaaataattatataaatgttttatatataataatattaagacTCAATTAGTCTTTGGTCACTTAATTTAACTTAAAATTTCACCTTACTctcttatttaataaattttactttGTAATCTTTAAAAACTATTTCGTTAACTAATTTAGTTATTTATGTTAAATTTTGTCTAAAAacatttaatttgtatttatgtGGCAATTCGATTGGTAAAATTAGACAAAGTCAGTCATCAAAACTCATttaacctaaaaaaaattaagtaaaaaatatgttattttcttCACCTTCATCTTTTCCCCTCCCCTCAtcttcattttcatcttcttcacaaCTCAACAAGCATTTAAACTCTAATATACAACTCATCAAAGATCTCATTTAAAGCCAAAAACTCTACATTCATAAAAATGGTTAAATAAATGAAGAATTCACAACAAGGACCTCCAAACGGAGTGACGACATCAACAAGTCAGTCATAAAGGTCTTAAGTCCAATGAAGACACGGTTTCTGATCAAAGATAACATAGATCAAATAGTAGTTGAAGTGATTTAGGCAGTGCTTTTTCTATGGCAGGCCAGTCTAATATTGATGTAAGGGTTGGGCTTTAATTCCTTACAGTCTCTAACACACCGACTACTGAAGGTGGAGAATAACACAAGAAAAGGGGGGactgaattgtgttctttatcaattaaaaaattccctttctttaatttcttttctttctcttagtatctcatcttctggatatgcttttTATATTGCGGAAGCATACTTGGAAGggagttgcataaccaatgagatattcaatttaacttctttatatcatcagaacttctgactggtCTTAGTACAGTTCTAAGGATATTTTGCGTGAATATTCAGAGTTAATTGaattgtgcagaaagtaaaagacacatttatttttatcctggctcACCTTCTGAATAAGACTACCTCTAGTCCACCTTCCTTAGGTGATCTGCCTCTCAACAAAGGTCTTAATCCACTCTAAAAAATCTTGATTACatctgcacgatcctccgtcgtgactaacaacctacaTAGCCAActattgtgactaaccctgcacaagctacccgcaagtgactaacccctagatgactgaaccgttcagtgatcccatctggatataacgttcatcaatctagtaacctgcacagCTACCTGCTGTGACTAGCcccgcacaagccaactgctcgtgactaactatatatgatgaaccgttcagtgatcccatcaggatataacgttcatctatcTTCTGGAGATTATAGGTGTGCTTCTTTATTAAGCAGATggtctcctattctcaatacggatgtttacgacacactgactagaagtcacttctggtgcctaaacaatctatcagaagtttctaagatataacacattacgagcaacaactctatgtgttttaaatttaattacaaGAACTATACAATATCTTGTATTCTTCTATTCTTGAACTTCAAGATGAGATCTTCTTCTGTAAGCAGATTAAGAGAAGCAGCTCTTGTAAAGGTTGTTTATTCttcattgatcttcatcttcttattCCTAAGCAGAGTTAGAGCAACAACTCTGTTTTGAGTTACTTCTTGAATTGATCCTCATCTTAAAATCTTCTTAAGCTGAACAAGAGCAACAACTCTTTTGATAAattgcttctgaattgatcttcttcttctgctgcATCTATACTGATCATAAAACTTGTTATAACTGACAACACATTGATTAAcatcagtaaacatgaaacacttttCGAGCAACAACCCAGTGTGTTCAGTTTCTTTTGTCATCCAATATGAACAATATAAGGACTGATCAGATTTAGTGAATTTCTGATGACTCTATTTGAGCATATTGCATAACATGCAGAGTTTCCTCTTTCACTCTTCTCATAGGCATCTAATGTGTATTTCAACATAATTGATTCATCACACACTTCGCGTATGTTGCCTCTTGATGTAACTTCTGAAGCATGATCTCACATTTCTTCATTTATACTTTCATGCTCAATTTCTCTCTACAGATTTTTTCTCAAGATTTCTCTTTTTCTGCACTCTGTAGTTGCACCATGGGTTCACACTTTGGATGTATATTCAATGCATTTTTGGTGTACGAATGGGCACACTCTCAAGTTtgaaatttgatatatatatatatagcttgatgAGTTACCGTTGGAATttagccgttgagatttgtttgaatattgctttgaATGCTTTGTTTAGATTGAAACTTTAATGACAAGTGTTGTTCTTGGCAGAACCTTATCTTTAACATGATGATCGCAGTTGATGGCGCGTTTCTTTGGTTAATCTTGTCTTTCCGATgcgctgcatgtggcttgcttcttcaatcaaccttgggagttgttccttttaaatgttgtaaccgttttgcttatgatgatgtttctaacagCTTCCCATTTGATTCTAAGctttgtattttattcaatttgtatgttgagctgtagattcttcattggttcaCAAGTGACTCTGTTGTTGTTTGCGTTTTATATGTCACTGCGTTACTCTATCAAAACTTCTGATCTTCTGTTtatgtgatcttcttgttgtaacgGATCTTCATGTATATTGATATTTCCTTTTCAATTCCTTTGAAGCTtttgatgtactttctgatttcGTGCTTGTTGTATGTGAACGTTGATATTTCTATTTAACTCTTTGAATATTGTCTTGTTGAATTCTAGCTCCTTGTGATACTGTTGTTGTTGCATGTTCTTCTGAGTGGGCTTGTTTTACAtgttcttaatcagaacatctgatgaattTTAGCTTCTTCAATCTTCTAGATGTTTGATTCTTCTTTCATATCTGTGCCAGTTTATGATGTAGCCATTGgactctttttctgatgaatcctgtataaggcttatagcataatatctgcacactaagtgaaatcattagtaataaaattgttactcacaaaatatatgcttgttatcattaaaaccagATTTTGAACagagattctcaatcttgttctaacaactacATCTCTATGGCTATCTGAATTGCTTCCTTCAAGGTCACGGCTTCTGCTTCTATGATTGAATAGAGTCCAAAGTACCAAGTTATACCTGTAATGACAAATCTACCATAACAATGTCTAACACACCGACCCttatttgttgtttttctttgatttttgaacCCGACATCCAAGTTATACTACAAACCAACCAACATTCAGTGGAGTCCAAACTAGTTGGTAGTTGTTACCATTATTATCAAAGCTATGGTCTTCTAGAGTTTTAAACTAATCATGCCAAGTATGAAAAGCATGCATGCATAAGTGCATTATATTATCTCTCTTATTATTCCAAATGAAATTATTTCTATTATTCCGCCACACCCAAATCAACACGACAACTCTCCCTGCAACCCTCATATCCTCTTTACTACAAACATCCAGGATAATAGACTCAACATCATTAAAAATATGTAGAAGAGGCTCTATAATAGAAGGCAACCCTGCTACCCTCCAACATTGGTTAATAGAATTACAACCAAAGAACATGTGTCAATCATCTTCTTCACTATCTTCACACAATTGACAATTCAAAGGACAAAAGACATAGTGTTGACGAAGTTTGACTCGAGTTGGAAGGAAACCTTTATATATGCGCCAAATTAAATGTTTTTCTCTAGGAGACGCTTTAATATTCCACAAAATCCGCCAATCTCCTTCATCACTATGGTCCGTCTGATTTGATTGGACCCTCCTCAACAACCTGTAACCTAATTTGACACTATAGTCTCCATCTTGCTCTTCTCTCCATATTATTCTATCTTCTAACACATCTTCAACAAGAGGAACTTTTAGGATCTCATAAGCAACTCCATGTGTAAATAAATGTCTAATTTTCTTGGCATCCCATTGTTTAACATTAGCTAACATAAGGTCATTGACATAAATGTTGTACACATCTTAACCTTGAGGTGTTCCTAGCcaactctcttcttcacctctatGCCAAGGCTCGGTCATGACCTTAATCCTACTTCCATCCCCTATTCGCCACCTACATCCAAGATTCAAGACACTCATAGCTTTCCATAAACTTCTCCAAACAAAACTCGAGTTATTTCCAATATTAACTTTAAAAAAGGATGTAGGATAATACATTGATTTAAAAATTCTAGCTACCAAGGTCTCCGATTTTGTCATCATGTGCCACCCTTGTTTAGCCACCATAGCCATGTTGAAACATTTAAAGTCTCTGAACCCCAACCTCATTCCTTCTTAGTACAAGTTAACCTCTCCCACGCAAGCCATCTTATACCCTTATTATTGCTCCCACCTCCCCACTAAAAAGAAttcaacatcttctcaatatcactAACAGTTGCATCCGGTATAACAAAAACACTCATAATATATGAATGTATAACTTGAAGCACTGATTTTTTCATAACTTATTTTCATGCCTTAGACAACGATCTACCCCTCAAAGAATTTATCCTCTTCCAAATCTGATCTTTTAATAATAGAAAAAGTAGCTTTTATACTTCTACCAATCATCAAAGATAGACCCAACTACGTTCTTGTTCCTAGCACATGACAAACACCCATAATTCGAGCGAGATCTTCTTGAGCTGGTCAACTAATATTACAATTGGAAAACACTTCAGACTTGGTCATATTTATTTCCTAACCCGACACTTCTTCATAGATACTAAGTAACTCCATAAGATGTGAAACCTCTGATAAATTagccctgcaaaataaaaaacaatggtCAGTAAAAAATAGATGGGCAACATATCTAAACTTCGTGAATATCTCctctattaaattaaaaaatatttaaacatatgAAACATTGTATATTACtaatatgaaaaatgatattctTACACCCAAATTATACGCTACACCGTATTTACTGTTCACCattacggtgaacagtgttttattaaaaaaataataatttaaaaaaaatcaattttttttggattaaataAGACTGGTATAAAAATTGTGTGAGTAACCAACTTCATCACTTCATTCACCAATATTTTatacttcattaaccaactttactttactactaaaaattatttttaatatatgagtgcttattaaccaacttcatcattACATTAACTAACATTTTACAAAGGCCGTCTCAATTTTTTCAGAGGCCCTGTGTAGATTGGTCTTAGTTTAATTATGGAAAAACAAATAGAGGCCATATATGACCATAGTTTAACCATTATAAGTATTTTATGAGGCCCTATGCGGTAGTCCgtcttgcacgccctcaaagacgatTTTAGACTTcgttaaccaactttattttacaactaaaattatttgtaatatttgggcgcttattaaccaacttcatctcTTCATTAACCAACATTGTATACTTTACTAACCAATTTTATTTCACtactaaaaaatcatttttaatatttGGACGTTTTATTAACCAAACAATAAACtatattaaccaactttttacACTCAATTAATCAATTTTATGTTACCACTATTCATGCACTGATCATATCTGACCATATAACTATTCACGATCACTATTAACATTAGCTTGTGATAAGTTAgatataaatgtaaaatatggTATATGGATAACATAGTTCTACTAATCAAGTgtacaacaattttttttatatcgtTAAGAATCCCAAACGGTTTTTTATTAAGAAACCTGAAcgtattaaaaaaatagttaatattttgtaataaaatctgTATATTAATAATCGAACAGTTTCTAGAAGTATCCTAAGAGTGATCATAACACAAACTACTACGGAAGGTTAGTTTTGTAATTGAGCAtcaaatgaattttaaaatttgaatatcCCTTAATTAACAACCACGTATACAACCGGTAGGATTCGCTTTTTTGTAACGGATAATTATTGTCGTGTTTGAAAATACCGTTGCATTCCCACAATGTCCTGATTTAAGACAAAAATACCCTCGCGATTGAAATCTTTGGCAAAGGaagaaaagtgtgtgaaaaagcCAAACTTGTTGGGTACATGTGAAGAGTGAAGTTTAATTTCTTGGAACACGAAGCAGATGATAATGAAAGACAATGATGAGTGATGAAAGAAAGATGCCCATTTCACACGTGAAACTTTTTGATGGTTTTTGCTTGTGTCCCACGAATGGTTTCAATGGAAAAGAATAGAGAGAATAGAGAATAGAAAATTCTAGTTCAATCTCGCAAATCTGGGAAAAGCATCACTTGATTGAATTGAATCCAATGCATTTATTTGATGCCaagaataataaaattttagTATAAAGTCAGCAAATTAGTTGGCAAGTCTTGACTTTTTGCACATGAATGTCACGAGATATCTGATCAACGAATGTATACTTTGTTCCTACAACCCATTAAGTAATAGTTTCATCAGTTTTGCCATTGCCAACAAGAACATGTCATGAGTATCTGTTATGTTTTAGAAAAGGTTTATTAGTTTGTAATTAGTATCATTAGTACATTACAGTTGGAACTTTTACATAGGGAGGATCATCATTTATAAAATATACTTTATAAACCAAAGTGCACAACCActgtgatttttatttaattattataagctTTGTGGTTCCGGTTGGTAAAGTTCGATTAAGATGGAAGGGTTATTGGTAAGATTTAGTTTGAcaagattatattttaaacttataaCTAACcactaatttatatatttaaaaaagacATGTTTAATGCCTTCACAATCTCAAGTGTCACTAGTTTAAaggttttttatataaattaattcatgTAGTTTgtagtttaaaattttaaatttattatttttctttatttatctaCCATTgttttaattgaaaaaattaaaaattaaaaatatataatttaacttAATTAGTGTTTTAGTCTCGTATTTTAGTTTTATTCGTGATTAATTaatctatttaaaatttaaataattttgattgCACTCACAACTTTACACTTAAAATTAATAATACACATAAGtgacaaattattaaaaaaaaatatattattatttgttttgagtGCAATGAAATTGAagtaaaacaatttgaattagaAATATGAATACTTATATTTTATTACATTGCATGTTTATAAGAAAGATTCATCATAAATTTTACATATTACACTGCAAATTAAATCGATTATTTTCTAGTAATTCAATCTATTTTTAAATCTCAcactatttaaaaattaaaattaataataatttatatataacatCCACCCTCTTCAGTTtagtaaaatacaattttttaaataataaagctGTGAAATATTCAAAATTAACAAATATCTACAATTATACTAGTATAGATTTGAGATCGAGCTGAATATAtactattaatttataaattatctaTTTTAAATTCATTCACTATCCATAGGCTAAATTATAAATTTGATCTTAGGTGATGAACAAAACTaatcattttaaattcaaataattatgtttatattctcacttatttttactaaaaattaatgatataactattttttaataaattaaaacttaagtgaaaaaacatttaaaaattccAAATACAAATGAGATGGAGTATTACTTACATATTCtaattcaaataataaaaaaaataaaagaaaagaaataaagttTAATGTTTATCCGTTGAATTAGGTCTTTTAAAATCTTTACCACCTTTTAATCTCAGTTAGTTGGCTTATCCAATTATTCTTTGACAAAAATCAAGAGAATAAAAAAATAGTTATGTAATTATCATCATCCAAAAAAGGGAAGATTAaaggagaggaaaaaacaaaacaaaaaacaaaaaaggtaAGAATTGACATTTGAGTCAAGGGCAAGAAAGTAATAACAGTAATACTCCTCTCATAACAACCGACATGTGGCGGTACATGCGGCGCACATGCTTTACCGTCCAAACTTGAAACAACCAAAAAGTAATACGTATACTAATTTTACTGGAGCGGTTTTTaagattcaaaaatcaaaatcaaaaaatttaaAGAGGGAACCAAAcgctttaattaattaattaattaattaaaataaatcaaattaaacaaaaaaaaaaactgagatattaattaattaacttataTATAGAGATGTGAGAGACTATAGTTACTATTGTGATTTGATATTGCTTTGTTTTGAAACAGAAGAAGAGTAGCTTCTACTTGTTCTATTCTTATTCTTCTATTCTACCACTCTTTCTTTCTTTACTCTCTCCACACTCCACTCAACCATCTCTTTAAAAAAAACGCACTATCTTCTTCTTTACCGTTGAACTAACTCAAGAGAGTCTGCAAGATCGGAAGGTGAGGTCATTTTCGTCATTTCTCTTCTCAAGATTTTAACGTAACAACCTCGTACACGTTATACTGTATTTCTTTATTAGTCTTGTTGCGATTTTGAAGAGTAGTAATGTGTTTTGGTTTGGTTGTTAGGGAATTTCTGTGACGGTTGTGTGAGGTTAGCGAAATGGAGAGGAACACTCCGGTGAGGAAGCCGCATACTTCAACTGCAGATCTGCTTACTTGGTCGGAGACTCCGATTGCGGATTCGCCAGCTCCGGCTTCTTCTGCTTCTCGCTCTCACCAGGTAGTTGAAACGGTTAAGcagatatgattttttatttttttgattgaGGCTTTTTTGGTTGGGTTTGTAATTGGAAATTGGTGGATTGGTGAATTTTAGCCGTCGGATGGGATCAGCAAGGTGGTGTTTGGAGGTCAGGTTACTGATGAAGAGGTTGAGAGCTTGAACAAAAGGTGAGATCTGAATTTTTggtaattcaaatttaaaatttttgaaagttttagagtttctcttttttaaaataaataatatatgtgTCACAGTCTGTGTTATTTTCATTGTTTCAGAGTTTGTTTATGTCTTTGGTATGCAAATTATCAATTATTATgcgctgttttttttttttgggttataTTTTGTCAATGGTAATTTGAATTGATTATTATCTCTGCTCTCTAGTGTATGTGGCTTCTGGTATCCCACGCTTTAATAGGAAGTTTGTTACTATTTGAAAGGGTTAAATTTTGAATTCCAAATAAGGGATCTATGGTTTGAATCTTATTTCAGATTAGCTCAGTCATTCGGCTAGGAATGAGACTAGGCATGACCGAGCCTGACCTAAGACCTATTATAGGTTTTTTATAGGTAGGACACGATATTTAAATAACTCAGGATATAGGCCTCTGGAGGCCGGGTTTGACCTATTCCTATCCCTAATTTGATGATGTTTTTTCGTCAGAGTAGGGAATTACCATTTACAATATTTGGCTGGTTATAAATGGTAATATGAAAATTCAGTTCATGATGTTTATTAGTATCAATTATATGTTTTTGTAGATTTGAGGACATGCAGTTTATGACACTATGTTAGTATTTTTTTTCTCCATCCCATCAAAATTTTGAAGCTTGTAGTGAATGAATCAATGTAAATGATATTATTCTACCTTTCCTTTTGTATAATATCTACTGTTGtgcttgtttggattgatggcgAGTTTGACAAAATTATGTTGGTAGTGTGATTTGTTTGTAGTTCTACTGAAGTATAGTTTTTCCCTATCAAACACACCACAAATCCAAATATGCTTGGGGTTTTCAGTTTCATTTGCTTTTTCTACTTCATTTCCTTCTCTAATGTGTGTTTGTAGACTAATGTGAGATGAATTCAAGCTCAATTTTTACATCCAATAGGACTGAACTTGTAACTCTAGATTAATTTTGCTTATGTCTTTTGTATTGTGTGCTATCTGAATTTGTCTGGCTGTATGTTTTCTAGAAAGCCTTGTTCGGAGTACAAGATGAAGGAAATTACTGGTAGTGGAATATTTGTAGCCAATGGAGAAGACGATGAAACCGAGGATGGCAGTGCAAACCCTTCTGCAAATAAAACTGGAATTCGCATGTATCAGGTATtgtgttttaattaaattaacagATACTTTTACTTTGTTGTATTAATCACAGTTTCACAAAGAATTTCtgcttgcattttaatttttgtttttgaaaattgaagcaagctatGGCGGGAATCAGTCATATCTCTTTTGGTGAGGAAGAGAGTGTTTCGCCAAAAAAGCCTGCCTCGTTGCCTGAGGTTGCCAAGCAGCGTGAGCTCAGTGGAACTATGGAAAGCGAAGACAATAAGCTGAACAAACAGCTTTCTGATGCAAAGTTCAAGGAGCTTAGCGGTCAGGACATATTTGCTCCACCACCTGAAATCAAACCTCGCCCAGTAACAGCTCGCATACTCGAGTTGAAAGGGAGCATAGACATCGGAGATAGCCATGTATGCACCATTCTAAGT
Encoded proteins:
- the LOC131656203 gene encoding uncharacterized protein LOC131656203; this translates as MERNTPVRKPHTSTADLLTWSETPIADSPAPASSASRSHQPSDGISKVVFGGQVTDEEVESLNKRKPCSEYKMKEITGSGIFVANGEDDETEDGSANPSANKTGIRMYQQAMAGISHISFGEEESVSPKKPASLPEVAKQRELSGTMESEDNKLNKQLSDAKFKELSGQDIFAPPPEIKPRPVTARILELKGSIDIGDSHGDGEEGATPGEPVLKTAKKILNQKFAELSGNNIFKGDAPPLSAEKSLSGAKLREISGSNIFADGKAESRDYLGGVRKPPGGESSIALV